In Streptomyces chartreusis, the following proteins share a genomic window:
- a CDS encoding NAD(P)-dependent alcohol dehydrogenase produces MKAAVHNRYGPPEVVTVAEVEKPTVGADDVLVKVHATTVNRTDCAYRAAKPFFMRALTGLTRPRRLVLGTEYAGVVEAVGGGVTSFGVGDRVFGYNEGEFGAHAEYLAVPQGGSIAAMPDAVTFEEAAPATEGAHYALAFLRVARVRAGQAVLVHGATGAIGSAAVQLLKHHGVTVTAVCDTARVELVKGLGADRVVDYTAQDFTEDEQRYDAVFDAVGKSTFGRCRRLLKPGGLYLSSELGPGWQNVLLPLVTPLFRGRRVKFPFPRQNQEIVRHIGELIEAGGFRPVIDRRYPLERIADAYRYVETGQKTGGLVITVVPPN; encoded by the coding sequence ATGAAGGCAGCGGTGCACAACCGGTACGGGCCGCCAGAGGTGGTCACCGTCGCCGAGGTGGAGAAGCCGACGGTCGGTGCGGACGACGTACTCGTAAAGGTCCACGCGACCACGGTGAACCGTACGGACTGTGCCTACCGTGCGGCCAAGCCGTTCTTCATGCGCGCGCTCACCGGCCTGACCCGGCCGCGGCGGCTCGTGCTCGGGACCGAGTACGCGGGTGTGGTGGAAGCGGTCGGCGGCGGTGTCACGTCGTTCGGTGTCGGCGACCGGGTGTTCGGCTACAACGAGGGCGAGTTCGGCGCCCATGCCGAGTACCTCGCGGTTCCGCAGGGCGGTTCGATCGCGGCGATGCCCGACGCGGTGACGTTCGAGGAGGCCGCCCCCGCCACCGAGGGGGCGCACTACGCTTTGGCGTTCCTGCGCGTCGCCCGAGTGCGCGCCGGGCAGGCCGTCCTGGTCCACGGCGCCACCGGCGCCATCGGCTCGGCGGCGGTGCAGTTGCTCAAGCACCACGGGGTCACCGTGACCGCGGTGTGCGACACGGCCCGGGTGGAGCTGGTGAAGGGCCTCGGCGCGGACCGGGTCGTCGACTACACCGCGCAGGACTTCACCGAGGACGAGCAACGGTACGACGCCGTGTTCGACGCCGTCGGCAAGAGCACCTTCGGCCGGTGCAGGCGGCTGCTGAAGCCCGGCGGGCTGTATCTGTCGTCGGAGCTCGGCCCCGGCTGGCAGAACGTGCTCCTGCCGCTCGTGACCCCTCTGTTCCGCGGCAGGAGGGTGAAGTTCCCCTTTCCGCGGCAGAATCAGGAGATCGTGCGGCACATCGGGGAGCTGATCGAGGCCGGCGGCTTCAGGCCCGTCATCGACCGGCGCTATCCGCTGGAGCGGATCGCCGACGCCTACCGGTACGTCGAGACCGGGCAGAAGACCGGCGGCCTCGTCATCACCGTCGTACCGCCGAACTGA
- a CDS encoding MerR family transcriptional regulator, producing MSEASSGARPAPLRTVDVARASGYSVQQVRDLERLGVIPPAARSANGYRAYASVHVHALDAYRGLATAVGPVTAREVLSRLRNRTLAEAASAISELHVRLAREREEALRAQEALQAIQSEAVTPEIELHGDAMTITQLAGALDVRPSTLRFWEEEGLVVPDRVTSLRARRYGLPAIRAARIVAALRNTGHGIPAVREIVDSLHRLDGREETQRLLSERLDRIAARTVALLRAGADLAAVITYREPPGPPRGEIGAGSGVSPGDA from the coding sequence ATGAGCGAGGCTTCGAGCGGTGCGCGGCCGGCGCCGCTGAGAACGGTCGATGTCGCGAGAGCCTCGGGGTACTCGGTGCAGCAGGTCCGCGACCTGGAGCGGCTGGGAGTCATCCCCCCGGCCGCTCGGTCGGCCAATGGCTATCGCGCCTACGCGTCCGTCCATGTGCACGCCCTTGACGCCTATCGAGGGCTGGCGACCGCCGTGGGGCCGGTCACAGCTCGGGAGGTGCTCAGCCGACTGCGCAATCGGACCCTCGCCGAGGCCGCCTCGGCGATCAGCGAGCTGCACGTGCGGCTTGCACGCGAGCGTGAAGAGGCGTTGCGGGCTCAGGAGGCGTTGCAGGCGATCCAGAGCGAGGCGGTGACGCCCGAGATCGAGCTCCACGGCGACGCTATGACCATCACGCAGCTCGCCGGAGCGCTCGACGTCCGCCCCTCGACCCTGCGGTTCTGGGAGGAGGAGGGACTCGTCGTCCCCGACCGGGTGACCTCCCTGCGAGCGCGTCGCTACGGCCTTCCGGCCATTCGCGCGGCGCGGATCGTCGCGGCCCTGCGCAACACCGGACACGGCATCCCCGCAGTGCGCGAGATCGTCGATTCGCTCCACCGGCTGGACGGCCGGGAGGAGACCCAGCGCCTCCTGAGCGAACGCCTCGACCGGATCGCCGCACGCACCGTGGCCCTGCTCAGGGCGGGCGCGGATCTGGCAGCCGTCATCACATACCGGGAACCGCCCGGCCCACCTAGGGGAGAGATAGGGGCCGGGTCAGGGGTCTCCCCGGGCGACGCCTAG
- a CDS encoding DUF6194 family protein, giving the protein MEQIIAAVRGLDGALVLLPGPEGDFPELAWGDAFFYYAPDGRIPHNTQPYGTIVTKDYPDDTACDLDPPDRWRVNIHVDRATFKELTGEEPRSTHRPRDYTSTDTVLPHPVYGALSWLCVVNPGERTADTVVRLLREAHEAARARAARRQDL; this is encoded by the coding sequence ATGGAACAGATCATCGCCGCCGTGCGCGGCCTCGACGGCGCCCTCGTGCTCCTCCCGGGACCGGAAGGCGACTTTCCCGAGCTCGCATGGGGTGACGCGTTCTTCTACTACGCCCCCGACGGCCGGATCCCGCACAACACCCAGCCCTACGGAACCATCGTCACCAAGGACTACCCCGACGACACGGCTTGCGACCTCGACCCCCCGGACCGCTGGCGCGTGAACATCCACGTCGACCGCGCCACGTTCAAGGAACTCACGGGGGAGGAGCCCCGCAGCACCCACCGCCCCCGCGACTACACCTCCACCGACACCGTCCTGCCGCACCCCGTCTACGGCGCCTTGAGCTGGCTCTGCGTCGTCAATCCCGGCGAGCGGACAGCGGACACCGTCGTCCGTCTGCTGCGGGAGGCTCACGAGGCGGCTCGGGCACGGGCCGCCCGGCGGCAGGACCTGTGA
- a CDS encoding tryptophan 7-halogenase yields MTSDYDLIVVGGGPAGSTAATAVALRGHRVLLLERETFPRYQIGESLLPATVHGLCRILGVADEVAEAGFTLKRGGTLRWGRTPEPWQFSFAMTPRLPEPTATAFQVERSRFDEILLRNAERVGVEVREGSPVRRVLTEGERVHGVEYTDRDGTPSTAHARYVIDASGNTSRLHGKVGGARVYSDFFRNLAVFGYYAGGQRLPEPNSGNIFCAAFDAGWLWYIPLRDDLTSVGAVISPEHYPAVQQDPRAAWQDMIKACPEVARLLTDVPVATEQPYDRVRVRKDYSYWKTSLWTPGMALVGDAACFVDPVLSSGVHLATYGALLAARAVNSALDGSVPEERGFAEFEARYRREYGVFYDFLIAFYDMERNEDSYFWAAKKVTEVDIDEVAAFAELAGGVASGDEAVGATGRLGTYWSAAAAELDAAVDHLTAPDEPRTNPLLTTEVVTNTFRTGNALQEQALYGGPLDAPTAPAPGALTVTEDGLSWVV; encoded by the coding sequence ATGACCTCGGACTACGACCTCATCGTCGTGGGCGGCGGGCCGGCCGGCTCGACCGCCGCCACGGCCGTGGCCCTGCGCGGTCACCGGGTACTGCTGCTGGAACGGGAGACCTTCCCCAGGTACCAGATCGGCGAGTCGCTGTTGCCCGCCACGGTGCACGGCCTGTGCCGCATCCTCGGAGTCGCCGACGAGGTGGCCGAGGCGGGCTTCACCCTCAAGCGGGGCGGGACCCTGCGCTGGGGCCGGACCCCCGAGCCCTGGCAGTTCTCCTTCGCCATGACGCCCCGCCTGCCGGAACCCACGGCGACGGCCTTCCAGGTGGAGCGGTCCCGCTTCGACGAGATCCTGCTCCGCAACGCCGAACGCGTCGGTGTCGAGGTGCGCGAGGGCAGCCCCGTACGCCGTGTGCTCACCGAGGGCGAGCGGGTGCACGGCGTCGAGTACACCGACCGGGACGGGACGCCAAGCACGGCACACGCCCGGTACGTGATCGACGCGTCCGGCAACACCAGCCGGCTCCACGGCAAGGTCGGCGGAGCGCGCGTGTACTCCGACTTCTTCCGCAACCTCGCCGTGTTCGGCTACTACGCGGGCGGGCAACGGCTCCCCGAACCCAACAGCGGCAACATCTTCTGCGCCGCGTTCGACGCGGGCTGGCTCTGGTACATCCCGCTGCGCGACGACCTGACCAGCGTCGGCGCGGTGATCTCGCCCGAGCACTACCCGGCCGTCCAGCAGGACCCGCGCGCCGCCTGGCAGGACATGATCAAGGCATGCCCGGAGGTCGCCCGGCTCCTCACGGACGTGCCGGTCGCGACCGAGCAGCCGTACGACCGGGTACGCGTACGCAAGGACTACTCCTACTGGAAGACGTCCCTCTGGACCCCGGGCATGGCCCTGGTCGGCGACGCCGCCTGCTTCGTCGACCCGGTGCTCTCCTCGGGCGTCCACCTGGCGACGTACGGCGCCCTGCTGGCCGCCCGCGCGGTGAACTCCGCCCTCGACGGCAGCGTCCCCGAGGAACGCGGCTTCGCGGAGTTCGAGGCGCGCTACCGCCGCGAGTACGGCGTGTTCTACGACTTCCTCATCGCCTTCTACGACATGGAACGCAACGAGGACTCGTACTTCTGGGCGGCGAAGAAGGTCACCGAGGTCGACATCGACGAGGTCGCCGCCTTCGCCGAACTGGCCGGCGGGGTGGCCTCCGGCGACGAGGCGGTGGGCGCGACCGGCCGACTCGGCACCTACTGGAGCGCGGCCGCGGCCGAACTCGACGCCGCCGTGGACCACCTGACGGCACCCGACGAGCCCCGCACCAACCCCCTCCTCACCACCGAGGTCGTCACCAACACCTTCCGCACCGGCAACGCCCTCCAGGAACAGGCCCTCTACGGCGGCCCCCTCGACGCCCCGACCGCACCCGCCCCCGGCGCACTCACGGTCACCGAGGACGGCTTGTCCTGGGTGGTGTGA